In a single window of the Streptomyces sp. CGMCC 4.7035 genome:
- a CDS encoding lysophospholipid acyltransferase family protein — protein MKVSIGGPLKLAFRPWVEGLENVPADGPAILASNHLSFSDSFFLPAVLDRKVTFIAKAEYFTTPGVKGRLTAAFFKGLGQLPVDRSGARGAGEAAIKSGIEVLERGELFGIYPEGTRSPDGRLYRGKPGGLARVALATGAPVIPVAMIDTEKIQPPGKVVPKLMRPGIRIGKPLDFRRYQGMEHDRFVLRAVTDEVMYEIMKLSGQEYVDMYATAAKRQIAEAAKAEKRAQKEAEQAQKDAEKAATKEQPGS, from the coding sequence ATGAAGGTATCCATCGGGGGGCCGCTGAAGCTTGCCTTCAGGCCCTGGGTGGAGGGCCTGGAGAACGTTCCCGCCGATGGCCCCGCGATCCTGGCGAGCAATCACCTGTCCTTCTCGGACTCGTTCTTCCTGCCCGCCGTCCTCGACCGCAAGGTGACCTTCATCGCGAAGGCCGAGTACTTCACGACGCCCGGCGTGAAGGGTCGGCTGACGGCCGCCTTCTTCAAGGGCCTCGGCCAGCTCCCCGTCGACCGTTCCGGCGCCCGCGGGGCCGGCGAGGCCGCCATCAAGAGCGGCATCGAGGTACTGGAGCGCGGCGAGCTGTTCGGTATCTACCCGGAGGGCACCCGCTCGCCCGACGGCCGCCTCTACCGGGGCAAGCCCGGCGGCCTCGCGCGCGTGGCGCTCGCCACCGGCGCGCCGGTCATCCCGGTCGCCATGATCGACACCGAGAAGATCCAGCCGCCCGGGAAGGTCGTCCCCAAGCTGATGCGACCGGGCATCCGCATCGGCAAGCCGCTGGACTTCCGCCGGTACCAGGGCATGGAGCACGACCGTTTCGTGCTGCGCGCGGTGACCGACGAGGTCATGTACGAAATCATGAAGCTCTCCGGCCAGGAGTACGTCGACATGTACGCGACCGCCGCCAAGCGGCAGATCGCCGAGGCGGCGAAGGCGGAGAAGCGGGCGCAGAAGGAAGCCGAACAGGCCCAGAAGGACGCGGAGAAGGCGGCGACGAAGGAACAGCCAGGCTCGTAG